A genomic window from Halorubrum lacusprofundi ATCC 49239 includes:
- a CDS encoding universal stress protein translates to MFDRILFPTDGSDGASAAFDHVLDIAADHGATVHVLNVADTTHDSVTRIDGEIVDVLEREGEEIVEAVADRAADRGIETVTKVLQGGVAETIATYAGEHEMDLVAMPTRGRTGFDRLLLGSTTERVVRESTVPVLSIRPDGETARYPYRNVLVPTDGSERAADALDRALTLAKRADATVHVLTVVDVATVGGEGYSGVDALVEGAEETVMEAAATAEEAGVDSVEAVEVGSSATRGIQSYIDENDIDLVVMGTQGRTGVKRYLLGSVAERTVRTSPVPVLTVSDPGDEAGDETGDED, encoded by the coding sequence ATGTTCGATCGCATCCTGTTCCCGACCGACGGCAGCGACGGGGCGAGCGCCGCGTTCGATCACGTCCTCGATATCGCGGCCGATCACGGCGCGACCGTCCACGTTCTCAACGTCGCCGACACGACCCACGACAGCGTCACACGGATCGACGGCGAGATTGTCGACGTACTCGAACGCGAGGGCGAGGAGATCGTCGAGGCGGTCGCGGACCGCGCTGCCGACCGGGGAATCGAGACGGTGACCAAGGTGCTTCAGGGCGGCGTCGCCGAGACAATCGCCACGTACGCCGGGGAGCACGAGATGGACCTCGTCGCCATGCCGACTCGCGGTCGAACGGGATTCGACCGCCTGCTCCTCGGGAGCACCACCGAGCGCGTCGTCCGAGAATCGACGGTGCCGGTGCTCAGTATCCGACCGGACGGAGAGACGGCGCGGTACCCCTACCGGAACGTTCTCGTGCCCACCGACGGGAGCGAGCGCGCCGCCGACGCCCTCGACCGGGCGCTGACGCTCGCCAAGCGCGCGGACGCGACGGTCCACGTCCTCACCGTCGTCGACGTCGCGACCGTCGGGGGCGAGGGGTACTCGGGCGTGGACGCGCTGGTGGAGGGTGCCGAGGAGACGGTCATGGAAGCGGCGGCGACCGCCGAGGAAGCGGGTGTCGATTCGGTCGAGGCAGTCGAGGTCGGGTCGTCTGCAACGCGCGGGATCCAGTCGTACATCGACGAGAACGACATTGATCTGGTCGTCATGGGGACGCAGGGACGAACCGGAGTCAAGCGGTACCTCCTCGGGAGCGTCGCCGAGCGCACCGTCCGCACGTCTCCGGTACCGGTGTTGACGGTTTCCGACCCGGGCGACGAGGCGGGTGACGAAACGGGCGACGAAGACTGA